The following DNA comes from Equus caballus isolate H_3958 breed thoroughbred chromosome 15, TB-T2T, whole genome shotgun sequence.
TAACAGGAAGTGTCTGCAATTTCTCCAGAGTATCTTCTCCAGCCATCAGTTCGGCATGGCTACTGCCGTCAGCCTCGGGCACCTCTTCCCAGCCACTCATGGGGAGTGCCTACCTTTACCAACATTCTAGCACAACCACGGTGTCTGGAGTGACTGGCCAGAGCCAGAGCTCCACCTCAGCTGCTTCCTATCCAGGTCTCTTTGAGTGGGGTGTCCCAGGAAGCACTGCACAGGAGTCATCTTCGCTCAGAGACTGCACTCTGACTGTCATTGGCCAGGACACAGTGGTTTCTTCCATGTCTATGGCAGCTCAATGTGAAAGAACTTCAGGTGCCAATAACCCGGTCCCATTGTATCCATCACTTTCCACCAGCCTTGTTCAGGGAACACCATCTCGGGTTCCAAATCAGGGACACAGCCTGTCACTTCCCTACCAGGAAGGAAGCCAGGTGTACTACTATGGTCACGGCACACTGGGGCCTCTGCTGTCTGGAGAACTTGGCCCCTGCCTGCAGTCCTACGGCTCTGTGTCCTACACAGGAGCCGGGGCCTCTGCTCCTCAACCAGAAATGGTGTTGGTACTAAAGGAGATTCAGCCCACACATGTCCTTCCACCAGCCTCCACCTCTGGGGTCTACTACGCTGCGTCTGCTCCAGCCATCCCACAAACCAGATTTCAAGGTGAGTACAAACAGCAAGAAGGCAGAGGAATGACGTCCACATCCAAACTGGGTCAAACCTGCAGCTGGGAAGTGGTGAGTCCACAGACAGGTAGAACTGAAGTCCTGAGACTTTACTAAGCACTATCCTCGCTTAGTGTTCTCTATTTCAGACTCTACATAAGAACATCCATTACTGGCTAGAAGGGGGGACACTGTAATGGTCATCTATGCTACATGGCTATGACCCCAAGAGCACAGCAAGAGACCGCACAGGTCTCACTGCCCCAGCTGCTCAGTCCCCTGCACTACCACCCATAAATGGAATCCTTTCCTGATCTATGGGTTTAGTTTCCTGGGAAGGTGCTTCAGAACTCTCATTGTGATACAGCCAGGTTAACGTTCCCTCACTTCGTTCAATGATACCAGGGTTTAAGACCTTGTGTTCCCAAAAGCCTGTCCAAAGCCAACAGGCTAAGAATCTGTACTTGTTTATACATTTCATCAGGAAGAGCTCCACTCCCTCTCCTAGTCCACAGTGTGAACACTCTCAGGAAAGTGGAGAGAATTCAAAGGACACTATGAGAGAATGCTAGGCTTTgtaaaatgtttcataatttaaaaatcacttttatttttattttccctgccacaaccctatgagatatAAGGAAACCAAGGAATAATGATATCAAATGATGACCAGTACAAAGTATAATCAAGGCACACTAGGGCCTCACACTAGGATTATAGGATTATCTCCCAGCACAGGACactgtccatgatccttaagaAGAGCTAGTAGAAACGCCTTGTCCATTGTGGATGGGGATATGATCGCTGCATTGCTGTCTAGGGGAGCATCTCACTTACCAGGGACTGActtcttccttgctttctttgtaGTGATGGAAACTTCCCTGGGAATGGAAACTTCCTTTGGACTGCAACCTGCAAGCCAGACATTTTGTCTGCCACAAGCTCCAGAATTCCTCAAGTCCTGTAGTCACAGAAATATCCAGATATTGCAGGGTAACCCACCGCCCGAGCGTGGGGATATTTCAGTGATAGCTCCAGTGCAGACTTCGAACATTAACCTCCTGGCACTGTCTCCAGCTCCAAAGAATTTGGATGAGTTTAACACCAACCTTTCAAAGCCTCTGGATCCTGACCAGATCCCAACAGAAAATGAAGAGCCTCTACTATACCCTTTAGAAATTCCTGATATCCATCACCTCCTGGCCTGCATCGATCCCCTTGGACAAGAGGACCAGCCTCGTTCTGAAAATGCTGATCTGGGAAAGAGTAGCCTGAGTCTTGAGGGCCAAGGGACACTGGAAAATGGGACTGAGGCTAGCGGTGGCTTTGAAGACATTGCTACTCTGGTGAAGGACCTTCCCCAACTcttcaattccttgaaagatctTGATGAATCTGAAGGCCCCGAGGTGATCCAAGCCAAAAATACCAGAGCCATCGAGTCGATCCAGCTGCAGGAAAAGTCAAATGTCAGAAAGGATGCCTCCGATAACGCCAGGAAGAACAAACATCAGGCCTCTGAGCCTATCAATGGTGCTCCCAAGGCCAAAATCCAGCCAAAGGACCCGGAGTGCCTGTCAGGGAGAGAAGTGCTTATTTGCAATGCTGCAGCCAGTGACAGGGCTCCCGTGAACGAGGCTGAGCACTCCAACAGCAAACCTCAGAAAGCTGCACCCAGCAGGATCAGTACAACTAAGAGCCATGGGCAGGAAAGGACCAAGAGGACCAGAGGAAACAACCCCAAGAAAGCCGGAGAGAGTCAGCAGTCAGGGATTGAAGTCAAGGGGGAAGAGAAGCCAACCATGCTGAAGATGAAGCAGGAGAAGAATCAACCTGAGCTGAGCCAACAGACCTTTAAGAAGCCTCAAAGCTGCGTAGGCCAGCACATGCTGGAGTCGGTGCAGGTGTTTCATGCTCTGGGGAGGAAGAGTGAGAAGAACACCGGGCTCTCTTCCTCCAGGGCCCTGGGAACCTCCAGCAATCCCAaacacccccagccctgcccagctatCAAACCGTGGCTGGATATCCCACTTGAGGGTCAAGGTCCCGAGGAAACTCAAGTCAAAACCCAGAAACCAGAGAGCAGTGCTAAAAAAGAGTGTCCACCTCCATCCCAGAATGACTTGCCACCTCCTGGGAAGGTCAGGTTGGTACCTTTGCCTTTTCTGTCCGTGGACAAGCCTCCAGCTCGACCTGTTCCTCGGAGGCCACAGGCTCTGGCCTCACATCGGCCTGCTGTGGCAGACCCTGCCCGGCCTGCTTCCACCAACTCAGCTCAACCAACTGCAGTCAATTCCACCCACCCAGCTCCTGCATCTTTGACAGGTCCTGCCAGACCAGCTCGGCCAATTACCACCAACCCCACTCGACCAGGTTGGACCAACCCCACCCGGCCTAGCGTCCCTCAGTGTCCTGCTTCAAGGCCTGCACCTTACACAACAGCATCTTGCACTTCTCTCCAGCAGGAGCCCGTTGCCACTGCTGTGCCCATGCTCCAGGCCCCGCCCAAGCCTCCCGCCCAGTATCTACTGGAGGATTTCAGCAAGCAACCAATTCCATGGAGGAAACCCGACATTCCAGGGCCAGTGATGTCAGAGCCCATCACACAGGAACAGAGGCCAGAGCGGGAGGCCATGAAGAGGCAGGCTCAACAGGAGCGTGAGAAGGCTGCCAAGTACACCTCTCGGGGGAAAGTGCAGTTTTTCactgagagggaaaaagaaatggaaatttctcGATACTACGGCTACGCGATATAAGGCTGCTAGGATTGTTGCTGCCACATTGGGGACCAACGTTTTATCCAAATAGAGATAGATATacatttctctatttattctgatatcttttaaaacaatataacTGAATAAATACATCCACTATAATTAATAGAGGactaataaagtttggagatgcTGTTAACTGTGGCTTTTCTTTGGTGGAGGTGGGATCAAAGCTGCACCAAAGAAAGAACTGAGAGTTGGACGGGATAACATGGGCAAAGGGACATGAACTGAAAACGAAGAAGGAACTTGGTCCAGGGCTGGGAAGGACAGAGGGGGAGATATTTTAGGGGTGTATGAAAAGCAGCAGGAGTCAGGAAATGGCAGAAGTCAGAAGCAGGGCCAGAAGGGAGGGTTAAAGAGTAAAATTGAAATAGAATTGAAGACGGCAGCCGATGAGTTTAGGTTTTCCAGGAGAAATGTATAAAGCCTCTCAGGGATGCTGGCCTTATGTCTCCTGTCCACCACACAGGTATTTTAGAAACAAGAGATTCAGGAAACCTCTCCAAAAGGTTTCAGTCACCTCATCCAGGTATGATTATGGCTGGGGCTTCTCAGTACAAATCAAGGGGAATCTACCAGAGGAATGGCCAGGGTTCACAGTCAACCCGGAGGTAGCTGATAACAGGGGCCTTCCCAAGGGAACTGCTGCAGCAGGAGGCCCACCCAGAACAGGGCTGGGATAGCAACGACCATTTCCTCAACACCTATGCAGCAGTTCTGTGAATGCACTATTTCAGTTACCCTTTCCAACAACACGCAAGGCCAGGATCACTGAGCCACTTCACCACTGAGAGTCAGCAATGGGCTGAGCTCACACTGCATGCAACGGAGCAAGGCCTTAATTTCAGGCCTTTATGCCACTGCAGTCCTCAGTATTTGCCAGCATATGCAGGCAGCCAATCTGGCTTTCAGAGCCAAGCATCTGGACGTTAATAGAGGATGTGATCTAAATTCTGGGGGGGACCTAGAatcttttttttcaggtgtacatcattatgttttccttctgtatagactacattgcaATCCCCACCAAGAGTCTAACTGCCTCCCTCAGCATGtaaatgtgtccctttacccctctcaccctccccctacccccttcccctctggtaagcaaccgccagtttgttctctgtatttatgtatttctttgaCATGTGagagaaatcatatggtgtttgtctttctcggtctgacttattttgcttagcataagaCCCTAAAGAGCTAttcacattgtcacaaatggcaagatttcatcttttcttatggctgagtagtattccattgtatatataccacatcttctttatccatttatctgttggtgggcacttaggttgtttccaagtcttggctattgtgaataatgatgcaattcacagagaggtgcatgtatctttttgaattagtgttttcatgttctttggatacataaCCAGAaatggaatagttggatcatatgatagttctatttttaactttttgagtaatctccatactgttttccatagtggttgtaccaatttacattccgaCCAGCACCATGTGagggttcctgtttctccacatccttccaacacttgttattggctgtatttttaataacagccattctgacaggcaggaggtggtatctcattgtggttttgatttgaatttccctaatgattagtgatgttgaacatcttttcatgcacctgttggccatttgcatatctttttcagaaaaatgtctgttagTAACTATTAATTGCAGGGCCCGCCATATCACCCTCAATCCACTCAGGTGCGTGTGGCCTTCTCTAAACATTGCCATCATCCAAAGCACACAAGAATAATTGGCTGGAAACGTCCATCATACAGAGAGAGTGGTGGGCACACGTGTGCACTGGATTGCCATTCCAACAGCACAGGACACAGCTGACCAAGGGTCCAAAGGTGCTCCTGGGAGGCATTGTGGGGAACCGTGAGGGAGTGAGCAGGGTTAGAGTGGAGGGGGCAAAAAAGGGAATGGAGTGTAGTGGGGGGAGAGATTCCAACATATACTTACCACCGGAATACTGGTAATTCacattctaaaaattatttttattgagatatagttcatgtaccataaaattcaccttttgaAACTGCAAATACAGTGGCATTTCATATAGTCACAAGATTGTGCAACCAGCATCATTATCTAACTCACCACATTTTCATCACTGCAAGAAGAAACCCCTTTaacca
Coding sequences within:
- the LOC100069237 gene encoding uncharacterized protein C2orf78 — its product is MSENFQHPSLLGTPNSLQLSLPVVSDAASLTGSVCNFSRVSSPAISSAWLLPSASGTSSQPLMGSAYLYQHSSTTTVSGVTGQSQSSTSAASYPGLFEWGVPGSTAQESSSLRDCTLTVIGQDTVVSSMSMAAQCERTSGANNPVPLYPSLSTSLVQGTPSRVPNQGHSLSLPYQEGSQVYYYGHGTLGPLLSGELGPCLQSYGSVSYTGAGASAPQPEMVLVLKEIQPTHVLPPASTSGVYYAASAPAIPQTRFQVMETSLGMETSFGLQPASQTFCLPQAPEFLKSCSHRNIQILQGNPPPERGDISVIAPVQTSNINLLALSPAPKNLDEFNTNLSKPLDPDQIPTENEEPLLYPLEIPDIHHLLACIDPLGQEDQPRSENADLGKSSLSLEGQGTLENGTEASGGFEDIATLVKDLPQLFNSLKDLDESEGPEVIQAKNTRAIESIQLQEKSNVRKDASDNARKNKHQASEPINGAPKAKIQPKDPECLSGREVLICNAAASDRAPVNEAEHSNSKPQKAAPSRISTTKSHGQERTKRTRGNNPKKAGESQQSGIEVKGEEKPTMLKMKQEKNQPELSQQTFKKPQSCVGQHMLESVQVFHALGRKSEKNTGLSSSRALGTSSNPKHPQPCPAIKPWLDIPLEGQGPEETQVKTQKPESSAKKECPPPSQNDLPPPGKVRLVPLPFLSVDKPPARPVPRRPQALASHRPAVADPARPASTNSAQPTAVNSTHPAPASLTGPARPARPITTNPTRPGWTNPTRPSVPQCPASRPAPYTTASCTSLQQEPVATAVPMLQAPPKPPAQYLLEDFSKQPIPWRKPDIPGPVMSEPITQEQRPEREAMKRQAQQEREKAAKYTSRGKVQFFTEREKEMEISRYYGYAI